Part of the Desulfolutivibrio sulfoxidireducens genome is shown below.
CACCATGTCCCCGGGACTGGCCAGGGTCTTGGCCAGGGAATACAACAGCCCCTTGCACACGGCCATGAGCAGGGCCGCCGAGGCCCCGTGCCCGCAAATATCGGCCATGACGATGTTGACCGTGTCCCCGTCCTCCCAGGCGTCGTAGAAGTCGCCGCCGATCTGTTCCTGGGCCTGGTACACGGCGCTTATGTCGAATCCCGCGAAATCGAGCTTGCGCGGCAAAAGCTGGCTTTGCACGTGCCCGGCCAGGTACTGCTCGCGTTCGAGCAGGGCGTTTTTCACGCGCAGTTCCCGGGTAAGCCCGGCCAGCTTCAGGTGGGTGCCCATACGGGCCAGAAGCTCGCGTTTTTCGTAGGGTTTCTGGACGAAGTCGTTGGCCCCGGCCTCGAAGGCCTCCACCCACCTGCCGCGGTCGGTCTCGGAGGACAAAAAGATGATGGGGATGGCGGCGTTTCGGGGGTCCTCGCGGATGCGGCGGATGGCCTCGATACCGTCCATGCCGGGCATCATGAGATCCATGAGGATCATGTCCGGGGCCTTGGCCCGGACAAGCTCCACGGCGCGCATGCCGTCCCCGGCCTCCACGACCTCGACTTCCTGGTTCGTGGTGATGTGCCGCTTGAGCATGTCCCGCACGAGGCGGTTGTCGTCCACAATGAGCACCCTGGTCATGCGCCTACAGCCCTCCCAGTATTCTTCTATGTTTTTTCCCTCCGGAAGTATACCCGCACCCGCATTCCCCTTCGCC
Proteins encoded:
- a CDS encoding PP2C family protein-serine/threonine phosphatase gives rise to the protein MTRVLIVDDNRLVRDMLKRHITTNQEVEVVEAGDGMRAVELVRAKAPDMILMDLMMPGMDGIEAIRRIREDPRNAAIPIIFLSSETDRGRWVEAFEAGANDFVQKPYEKRELLARMGTHLKLAGLTRELRVKNALLEREQYLAGHVQSQLLPRKLDFAGFDISAVYQAQEQIGGDFYDAWEDGDTVNIVMADICGHGASAALLMAVCKGLLYSLAKTLASPGDMVAEMNRMLYAMLDGGDLDMYVTLAFASANRATNTLDFLSAGHAPAYLLGESVATLGPTGPALGFHREFAWETVTMPFVPGQAIFLLTDGVIELRAPDGEFFGETRLAALLSKDLPPRELIGAIIDQALPFCKGRITDDLAMLAARRTA